One Candidatus Neomarinimicrobiota bacterium genomic window carries:
- the surE gene encoding 5'/3'-nucleotidase SurE yields the protein MSKPLILISNDDGIQAAGLRALCEAMLPLGEVVVMAPEVERSAAGHAITLSDPLRVNEVDLGLPGVTAHACSGTPADCVKLATLAVLDRPPSLVVSGINHGSNTGINVIYSGTVSAATEGTILGIPSAAFSVDCWDCHDFGPSMAVAQQVVTNILEHGLPAGTLLNVNIPDQPLDQFPAGVLEGRGYVLTVHGKSDWQDRFDRRVDPHNRVYYWLAGRKRERKEAANTDEATLKAGKVSITPLHYDLTHQQSLQGLSGWPLFQTP from the coding sequence ATGAGCAAGCCGCTGATTCTCATCAGTAACGACGACGGCATCCAGGCAGCGGGCCTCAGGGCGCTGTGCGAAGCCATGCTCCCCCTTGGGGAGGTGGTGGTGATGGCGCCGGAAGTGGAGCGGAGCGCGGCGGGGCATGCCATCACCCTTTCAGACCCCCTGCGCGTAAATGAGGTGGACCTGGGCTTGCCGGGGGTCACTGCCCATGCCTGCTCGGGAACCCCTGCAGACTGCGTGAAACTGGCGACTCTAGCCGTGCTGGACCGGCCACCGAGTCTGGTGGTCTCCGGCATCAACCATGGGAGCAACACGGGGATCAACGTGATCTACTCCGGTACGGTTTCTGCGGCCACTGAAGGCACCATCCTGGGCATACCCAGCGCCGCCTTTTCCGTGGACTGCTGGGATTGCCACGATTTTGGCCCCTCAATGGCCGTGGCTCAGCAGGTCGTCACCAACATACTGGAGCATGGTCTCCCAGCGGGCACGCTGCTCAACGTCAACATTCCCGACCAGCCACTGGACCAGTTTCCAGCTGGCGTTCTGGAGGGGCGGGGTTATGTGCTCACCGTGCATGGGAAATCGGACTGGCAGGACCGCTTCGACCGCAGGGTTGATCCCCACAATCGGGTTTACTATTGGCTGGCCGGGCGCAAGCGCGAGCGCAAGGAAGCTGCCAACACCGATGAGGCGACGCTGAAAGCCGGCAAGGTGAGTATCACCCCCCTGCACTACGATTTGACCCACCAGCAGTCCCTGCAAGGACTGAGCGGCTGGCCGCTGTTTCAAACGCCATGA
- a CDS encoding acetyl-CoA carboxylase carboxyltransferase subunit beta: MAWFRRSAKKILSTQKKELSGDLWTKCPSCGEYIYRDELERSRFVCPTCSHHFSISCRQYLEQLLDGGNDYTELNASLTSVDPLKFEARKKYADQLVAARKKTGLQEAILTVVGSVNGYNVVFGVMDFSFIGGSMGSAVGEKVARAIDYAREHKHPLVIVSASGGARMQEAALSLMQMAKTSAKLSLFSQSGGLFISVLTDPTTGGVTASYAMLGDIILAEPGALIGFAGARVIKQTIGQELPEGFQRAEFLLEKGFVDQIVHRRDLKDTLTRIIGFFGYEQAADSHQ, translated from the coding sequence GTGGCCTGGTTTCGCCGTAGCGCCAAGAAAATCCTCTCAACCCAGAAGAAGGAACTGAGCGGGGACCTGTGGACCAAATGCCCCAGCTGCGGGGAGTACATCTACCGGGATGAGCTGGAGCGCTCGCGTTTCGTCTGCCCCACCTGCTCCCACCACTTCAGCATCAGTTGCCGCCAATACCTTGAGCAGCTCCTTGACGGCGGGAACGATTACACCGAGCTGAATGCGAGCCTCACTTCGGTGGACCCCCTGAAGTTTGAGGCGCGGAAGAAATATGCCGACCAATTGGTGGCGGCCAGGAAAAAGACGGGCCTCCAGGAGGCCATATTGACGGTCGTGGGCAGCGTCAATGGCTACAACGTCGTGTTCGGGGTGATGGACTTCAGTTTCATTGGGGGCAGCATGGGCTCGGCGGTGGGGGAGAAGGTAGCCCGTGCCATCGACTACGCCCGAGAGCACAAGCATCCGCTGGTGATCGTATCGGCGTCCGGCGGTGCTCGGATGCAAGAAGCGGCGCTGAGCCTGATGCAGATGGCCAAGACCAGTGCCAAGCTCAGCCTCTTCTCGCAGTCAGGTGGCCTGTTCATCTCGGTGCTTACCGACCCGACGACTGGCGGGGTCACGGCCAGCTATGCCATGCTGGGCGATATTATTCTGGCTGAGCCGGGCGCCCTGATCGGTTTTGCGGGGGCGCGGGTCATCAAGCAGACCATCGGGCAGGAGCTGCCGGAGGGGTTTCAGCGGGCGGAATTCCTGCTGGAGAAGGGGTTCGTTGACCAGATCGTTCATCGCCGTGACCTCAAGGATACCCTCACCCGGATTATCGGATTTTTTGGCTATGAGCAAGCCGCTGATTCTCATCAGTAA
- the rimI gene encoding ribosomal protein S18-alanine N-acetyltransferase yields MLIRDAHNEDIDQLMAIEEMCYDHPWPREAFSQEIDQDEVGVGLVAEEDGMIVGYLTGLAVVDEFQLHNIAVHPDYRGQGIGRSLIEALEAMCERKEFKRVILEVRKDNESARRLYLSRGFEAVGIRKDYYGPGQDAHLYTKQIGSD; encoded by the coding sequence ATGCTCATTCGTGATGCCCACAATGAGGATATCGACCAGTTGATGGCCATTGAGGAGATGTGCTATGATCATCCCTGGCCCCGGGAAGCCTTTTCGCAGGAGATCGATCAGGATGAAGTGGGGGTGGGGCTGGTGGCCGAGGAGGATGGCATGATCGTGGGCTACCTGACGGGCCTGGCGGTGGTGGACGAGTTTCAGCTGCACAACATTGCGGTCCACCCGGACTATCGCGGCCAGGGGATCGGCCGGAGTCTTATCGAGGCGCTGGAAGCCATGTGCGAGCGCAAGGAGTTCAAGCGGGTAATCCTGGAGGTCAGGAAGGACAACGAGAGTGCCCGGCGGCTTTACCTGAGCAGGGGCTTCGAGGCGGTTGGGATTCGCAAGGACTATTACGGGCCAGGCCAGGACGCGCACCTGTACACCAAGCAGATCGGGTCGGATTAG
- the tsaB gene encoding tRNA (adenosine(37)-N6)-threonylcarbamoyltransferase complex dimerization subunit type 1 TsaB, whose amino-acid sequence MCGAAIIGDNGPEAMVERLAPRQHNEVLAPAVMRVLEQAGRSFSDLDAIALSMGPGAYTGLRVGMSYVKGLAFATGLPVIPVPTLPSLLAGELVGEFNWVATWSHGNQVYTYPASEPPQPDAVRASTWDEFAQLARGASVGGYLLERFLPAEDIRVINIPPSAGKVGSFALAQRLEPSADLAALVPDYHHDFEKRLRRHAHS is encoded by the coding sequence GTGTGTGGTGCCGCCATCATTGGGGATAACGGGCCGGAAGCCATGGTCGAGCGGCTGGCTCCCCGGCAGCACAACGAAGTCCTGGCCCCGGCCGTTATGCGCGTACTGGAGCAGGCGGGGCGCTCCTTTAGCGACCTGGACGCCATTGCCTTGTCCATGGGTCCGGGCGCGTATACCGGGCTGCGGGTGGGGATGAGTTACGTCAAGGGGCTGGCCTTCGCCACCGGGCTGCCGGTTATCCCGGTGCCGACCCTGCCGAGCCTGTTGGCGGGGGAATTGGTGGGCGAATTCAACTGGGTGGCGACCTGGTCCCATGGTAACCAGGTCTACACTTATCCGGCCAGCGAGCCGCCGCAGCCGGATGCGGTGCGGGCGTCAACGTGGGATGAGTTTGCCCAGCTGGCCAGAGGCGCGTCCGTTGGCGGTTATCTGCTGGAGCGCTTTCTGCCGGCTGAGGACATCCGCGTGATCAACATACCTCCGTCGGCGGGAAAGGTGGGGTCTTTTGCCCTGGCGCAGCGGCTTGAGCCCAGCGCTGATCTGGCAGCATTGGTCCCCGACTACCACCACGATTTCGAGAAAAGGTTACGACGCCATGCTCATTCGTGA
- the tsaE gene encoding tRNA (adenosine(37)-N6)-threonylcarbamoyltransferase complex ATPase subunit type 1 TsaE, whose product MAWSGINSSSVQETRRAGAEFATYLRPGDVVALHGELGSGKSTFVGGMAEGLGLPDPVSSPTFALIHEYGRPPLLYHMDCYRETTLERWRQLGLSDYFGGRAVSVIEWAENIAPLLPKETIHLDFSHGDDDSSRVVEVRS is encoded by the coding sequence GTGGCATGGTCTGGCATCAACAGTAGCAGTGTCCAGGAAACCCGCCGGGCGGGGGCCGAGTTTGCCACCTACCTGCGTCCGGGAGATGTGGTAGCGCTGCACGGCGAGCTGGGCAGCGGCAAATCCACCTTTGTCGGTGGCATGGCGGAAGGCTTAGGGCTGCCCGACCCAGTATCCTCGCCAACGTTTGCGTTGATTCATGAGTATGGGCGGCCGCCGTTGCTGTATCACATGGATTGTTACCGCGAAACAACACTTGAAAGATGGCGCCAACTGGGACTGAGCGACTACTTTGGTGGGCGGGCTGTTTCCGTGATTGAATGGGCCGAAAACATTGCCCCGCTGCTGCCGAAGGAGACCATTCATCTGGATTTTTCTCATGGAGATGACGATAGCAGCCGAGTGGTGGAGGTGCGCAGCTGA